GCGGTCCGCGACACAAACACCCCGAACGCCTCCGCAAGGCGCCCCGCACCATGACCAACTGGCTTCGCAACGGTTGGCCGACGCTCGCGATCATGCTGGGCGCGTCGGTGTGGGGCGTGATCTGGTATCCACTGCGCATGCTGGCGGCGCTCGGCGTGACGGGCACGGCAGCCAGCGCGCTGACGAGCGGCGCCGGCTGCCTGTTCGTGCTGCTGGTGCGCTATCGCGCGCTCAAGACCGTGCGCTGGCACTGGCTGCTGCCCGCTCTCGCGCTGGCCGCGGGCATCACCAACCTCGGCTTCGTGTGGGGCTCGATTCACGGCCAGGTGATGCGCGTGCTGCTGCTGTTTTATCTCACCCCGGCGTGGACCGCGCTCTTCGCGCACTTCATCCTGCACGAACGGCTGACCTGGGCGGGTGCGGGCCTGGCAGCGTTGTCGCTGGCCGGCGCGATGACCATGCTGTGGTCGCCGCAACTGGGTATTCCCGTGCCCGGCAATCTCGCTGAATGGGCGGGCCTCGCGGGCGGCATGGGCTTCGCCATGAGCAACGTGCTGATTCTCAAGACGAGCCGCGTGTTGCCGGACATGAAGCCGGAGATGCGCACGGCGACGATCTTCGGCGGCGCGGCGCTGTTCAGTGCCTGTGCCTCGCTGTTCGAGGCGATGCCCACGCCGCCCTCCGGCGCGCATCTCGGCACGGCCGCCTGGCTGGTGCTCGGCCTCGGGTTTCTGCTGGCGTCGAACAATATGCTGGTGCAGTACGGACTCGCGCGCGTGCCGGCCAATCGGGCGTCGATCATCATGCTGTTCGAGATCGTGGTCACGGCGCTGTCGGCGTGGCTGTTCGCCGGCGAGACGCCGGGTCCGCGCGAATGGGCGGGCGGCGTGTGCATCGTGCTGGCTTCGGCGCTGTCCAGCTGGGTGCATCGGACCAAGGCCATGCCGCCCGATCCGGCCATTCAGGAGGAGAGTCTCGCCGACGGACGCGATGCCGGGCTCGACGACCGTAAGGACGGCAAAAACCGCCCACGCGCGATGGTATGATTGCCCCTCATTAGCCGGCGCATGCCTCACCGCATGAAGCCGGCACCCGAGTCGCGAGGGTTCGCGGACCGTGTCGCTCCATCGGCGAACGGCTGGCGCGGCCTTCACGAGCCACCTATTTTTTTCCCTTTTCAAACAGCGAAATCGCCGTGCGTCTGACCTCGATCAAACTCGCTGGCTTCAAGTCATTCGTCGATCCCACGCATTTCCAGGTCCCGGGCCAGCTAGTCGGCGTGGTGGGACCGAACGGGTGCGGCAAGTCCAACATCATCGACGCCGTGCGCTGGGTGCTCGGCGAATCGCGCGCCTCCGAGCTGCGCGGCGAGTCGATGCAGGACGTGATCTTCAATGGCTCGACCGCGCGCAAGCCCGGCAGCCGCGCCAGCGTCGAACTCGTGTTCGACAACGCCGACGGCCGTGCCGCCGGGCAGTGGGGGCAGTATGCCGAAATCGCCGTGAAGCGCGTGCTCACGCGCGACGGCACCTCGAGCTACTACATCAACAATCTGCCGGCACGCCGCCG
The nucleotide sequence above comes from Paraburkholderia sp. FT54. Encoded proteins:
- a CDS encoding DMT family transporter, which translates into the protein MTNWLRNGWPTLAIMLGASVWGVIWYPLRMLAALGVTGTAASALTSGAGCLFVLLVRYRALKTVRWHWLLPALALAAGITNLGFVWGSIHGQVMRVLLLFYLTPAWTALFAHFILHERLTWAGAGLAALSLAGAMTMLWSPQLGIPVPGNLAEWAGLAGGMGFAMSNVLILKTSRVLPDMKPEMRTATIFGGAALFSACASLFEAMPTPPSGAHLGTAAWLVLGLGFLLASNNMLVQYGLARVPANRASIIMLFEIVVTALSAWLFAGETPGPREWAGGVCIVLASALSSWVHRTKAMPPDPAIQEESLADGRDAGLDDRKDGKNRPRAMV